In Paenibacillus protaetiae, the genomic stretch GTTCATTGTAATGATCGTTTGCAAATCCGAATCGGAGCTGCGACATATGAGGGAAGCCGGCCGAATCGTTGCGGATACGCACCGCATAATGGCGCAAGCGGTGAAGCCGGGCATTACGACGGCTGAGCTTGATGAAATTGCCGAAGCGTATATTCGCAGCCAAGGCGCCGTTCCATCCTTCAAAGGTTACAATGGTTTTCCTGCCAGCATTTGCGCTTCTGTTAACGACGAGCTGGTTCATGGTTTCCCGGGATCTCGCAAGCTGAACGAAGGCGATATTATCAGCATCGATATCGGCGCCCAATACGAAGGCTACCACGGAGATTCCGCATGGACCTACGCGGTTGGCTCGGTATCCGGTGAGGTTAGACGGCTGCTGGAAGTATCGGAGCAATCGCTTTATGCGGGCCTTGCGCTCATAAGGCCGGATGTTCGGCTGTCTACCGTATCGCATGAGATTCAGCGCGTTGTCGAAGCGGCGGGTTTCTCCATCGTACGGGAGTTTGTAGGACACGGAATTGGTAAAGACCTTCATGAGGAGCCGCAAATTCCGAACTACGGATTGCCAAACCAAGGACCGTTGCTGAAGCCTGGAATGGTTCTTTGCATCGAGCCGATGGTCAATATCGGCGAGCGGTATGTCCGCACGCTCGAGGACAATTGGACGGTCGTCACGGAGGATAGTTCCTGGTGCGCTCATTTTGAGCACACAGTAGCTGTAACGGAGAACGGTTTTGAAATTTTGACAGCATTGCCGGTTGAGGTGTAGATTCTATGGAGATACGTCCGCAGATCGGTCAAATCGTCAAAGTGCTTCGGGGTAAAGAAGAGGAAAGCCTGGCTGTCATTATCCGCATTGAGGATGAGCGGTTCGTATGGATCGCCGACGGGCATAAGCGCCGCTTTGAC encodes the following:
- the map gene encoding type I methionyl aminopeptidase; the protein is MIVCKSESELRHMREAGRIVADTHRIMAQAVKPGITTAELDEIAEAYIRSQGAVPSFKGYNGFPASICASVNDELVHGFPGSRKLNEGDIISIDIGAQYEGYHGDSAWTYAVGSVSGEVRRLLEVSEQSLYAGLALIRPDVRLSTVSHEIQRVVEAAGFSIVREFVGHGIGKDLHEEPQIPNYGLPNQGPLLKPGMVLCIEPMVNIGERYVRTLEDNWTVVTEDSSWCAHFEHTVAVTENGFEILTALPVEV